AAGGAAGCCCAGGAACTGACCATCCTGGAGGAGTTCCTGCCTCGGCAGATGTCGCGTGACGAGATCCTCGCCGCCGTCACGGCCAAGCAGGCCGAGATGGGGGTGACCGACAAGGCGAAGGCCGGCATGCTGATCGGCGCGCTGATGAAGGATCTGAAAGGCAAGGCCGACGGAAAAGTCGTCAAGGAGGTCGTGGAAAGCCTCTTTTGATGCCGCGTAGTCAGGCGCCCATGAGACGCCCGACGATGCCGACAGCACAACGCAAAAAAAGGCCGGACTCCAGATGAGGAGCCCGGCCTTTTGCACAGAAAATGACGCCGACGTCACATCGACGACGGCGGCGTGATGCCCTTGAGACGCATGTACGTCACCAGGTTGCCGTAGTGCTCGTAATTGTGCGCCGAGTTGAACGCCAGGATGCCGGATGCGGCCATGTCGTTGCCGAAGAAGTTACGCATCTCGGCGCCGGCGGCGTCGGTCATTTTGCCGTACACGCTCGAGCAGTAGCCGAGGCCCTTCTTCAGGGCCGCGACGATCTGCGGCTTGGTCTTGGCCGTTTCCTCGTAGTTTTCCGAGTTGGGACTCTGCTCGCCGGCGGCCGCCGAGCAGAACATGAACTGCGCGTTGGCGATGTGGGCGAAGATGGAGCCGGCCGTGCGGACGTCGTCCGTCGGCTTGAAGGCGTAGATCGACTCGTCGAGCATCTCGGCC
This sequence is a window from Rhodothermales bacterium. Protein-coding genes within it:
- a CDS encoding DinB family protein; amino-acid sequence: MKSYRFIALLFAALISLPAAVLAQDGQPVIGSLKGLHDITANNILKAAEMLDESIYAFKPTDDVRTAGSIFAHIANAQFMFCSAAAGEQSPNSENYEETAKTKPQIVAALKKGLGYCSSVYGKMTDAAGAEMRNFFGNDMAASGILAFNSAHNYEHYGNLVTYMRLKGITPPSSM